The Gammaproteobacteria bacterium genomic interval ATGTCCATAGTCATGTGGTTATGCTGAAATAAGTAGACCATTGCCACTACCAACAGGGTGCCCCCGATTGTGGTGCGGATAATGGGAAGTTTTTTCAAGCTTAGCAGGTAGGTGGAAAGATAACCTGCAAACAGCATTGAAGGTAATGTCCCCAGCCCAAAAGCCGCGAGAATAGTTGCCCCGGTAACTACGCTGCCACTGGCAAGGGCCAAAAATAGCATAGAGTATACCAATCCACAAGGAAGCCAACCCCAGACCATTCCGAAATTAAATGCACGCAATCGCGATTTAACCGGTAGTAATTTTCTACCCACAGGCTCTAAGTATTTCCAAACTGGATTACCTAGGTATTGCAGGCTGGAAAATTTAGGAAATAAACCCATGAGATACAATGCCATCAGGGCTAACATTAAGGTAGTGGATATGTGGATAAACAGGTGTACGGGGCCGGGGTTAAAAAATT includes:
- a CDS encoding sulfite exporter TauE/SafE family protein, producing the protein MLTSIETSAFIAFFVGFASTLHCLGMCSGIAGGLSASLPLPVRSERSQHISFLLAYNLGRVTSYAIVGGLVGGLSNTAFQFFNPGPVHLFIHISTTLMLALMALYLMGLFPKFSSLQYLGNPVWKYLEPVGRKLLPVKSRLRAFNFGMVWGWLPCGLVYSMLFLALASGSVVTGATILAAFGLGTLPSMLFAGYLSTYLLSLKKLPIIRTTIGGTLLVVAMVYLFQHNHMTMDMLAHSH